From a region of the Monodelphis domestica isolate mMonDom1 chromosome 8, mMonDom1.pri, whole genome shotgun sequence genome:
- the FZD5 gene encoding frizzled-5, translating to MARPDLDSPSGLPGPPPRPLLLLLLLLLAQLAGRGKASSKALVCQEITVPMCRGIGYNLTHMPNQFNHDTQDEAGLEVHQFWPLVEIHCSPDLRFFLCSMYTPICLPDYPKPLPPCRSVCERAKAGCSPLMRQYGFAWPERMNCDRLPVLGDAETLCMDYNRSESTTAPPRAFPGKPTLAAPRASASSGGECGTCECREPFVRIQKETHPLFNKVRTGRVLNCAVPCYQPSFSPDERTFATFWISLWSVLCFVSTSTTVATFLIDMERFRYPERPIIFLSACYLFVSLGFLVRLVVGHASVACNREHNHIHYETTGPALCTVVFLLVYFFGMASSIWWVILSLTWFLAAGMKWGNEAIASYSQYFHLAAWLIPSVKSIAVLALSAVDGDPVAGICYVGNQNLDYLRGFVLAPLVVYLLTGTLFLLAGFVSLFRIRSVIKQGGTKTDKLEKLMIRIGLFTVLYTVPASIVVACYLYEQHSRESWERALTCQCPAGEPGQPRAKPEYWVLMLKYLMCLLVGITSGVWIWSGKTVESWRRFTSRCCCRGRRGHKSGGATAARDYAEASAALTGCRTGAPCPSAAAYHKQVSLSHV from the coding sequence ATGGCTCGCCCTGACCTGGACTCACCGTCTGGGCTGCCTGGGCCGCCGCCACGGCcgctgctgttgctgctactgctactcCTGGCGCAGCTGGCGGGGCGGGGAAAGGCCTCCTCCAAGGCTCTGGTGTGCCAGGAAATCACGGTGCCCATGTGCAGGGGCATCGGCTACAATTTGACGCACATGCCCAACCAGTTCAATCACGACACCCAGGACGAGGCTGGGCTGGAAGTGCACCAGTTCTGGCCTCTGGTGGAAATCCATTGCTCGCCGGACCTGCGCTTCTTCCTGTGCTCCATGTACACGCCCATCTGCCTGCCGGACTACCCCAAGCCCCTGCCTCCCTGCCGCTCTGTGTGCGAGCGGGCGAAGGCTGGCTGCTCCCCGCTCATGCGCCAGTACGGCTTTGCCTGGCCGGAGCGCATGAACTGTGACCGCCTCCCCGTGCTGGGGGACGCCGAGACCCTGTGCATGGACTATAACCGCAGCGAGTCCACTACGGCCCCACCAAGGGCCTTCCCCGGCAAACCGACATTGGCTGCCCCGAGAGCCTCGGCGTCCTCTGGCGGGGAGTGCGGCACCTGCGAGTGTCGGGAGCCCTTCGTGCGCATTCAGAAGGAGACTCACCCGCTCTTCAATAAGGTGCGCACCGGAAGGGTGTTGAATTGCGCTGTGCCCTGCTACCAGCCCTCCTTCAGCCCAGACGAGCGCACCTTCGCCACTTTCTGGATTAGTTTATGGTCCGTCCTCTGCTTCGTCTCCACCTCTACCACGGTGGCCACCTTCCTCATCGACATGGAGCGCTTTCGCTACCCGGAGCGCCCGATCATCTTCCTGTCTGCCTGCTACCTCTTTGTGTCCTTGGGCTTCCTTGTGCGCCTGGTTGTGGGCCATGCTAGCGTGGCCTGCAACCGTGAGCACAACCACATTCACTATGAAACCACCGGGCCGGCGCTCTGCACCGTGGTCTTCCTGCTTGTCTACTTCTTCGGCATGGCCAGCTCCATCTGGTGGGTCATCCTTTCCCTCACCTGGTTCCTGGCGGCCGGCATGAAGTGGGGCAACGAGGCCATCGCGAGCTACTCGCAGTACTTCCACCTGGCTGCCTGGCTCATCCCCAGTGTCAAGTCCATTGCCGTGCTGGCCCTGAGCGCTGTGGACGGTGACCCCGTGGCCGGCATCTGCTACGTAGGCAACCAGAACCTGGACTATCTGCGGGGCTTCGTGCTGGCCCCGCTCGTGGTCTACTTGCTCACGGGCACGCTGTTCCTGCTGGCGGGCTTCGTGTCCCTCTTCCGCATCCGCAGCGTCATCAAGCAGGGAGGCACCAAGACGGACAAGCTGGAGAAGCTGATGATCCGCATCGGCCTTTTCACCGTGCTCTACACGGTGCCCGCCAGCATCGTGGTGGCCTGCTACCTGTACGAGCAGCATTCCCGGGAGAGCTGGGAACGGGCGCTCACCTGCCAGTGCCCCGCGGGGGAGCCGGGGCAGCCCCGGGCCAAGCCTGAGTACTGGGTGCTCATGCTCAAGTACTTAATGTGCCTGTTAGTGGGCATCACCTCGGGGGTCTGGATTTGGTCCGGGAAGACGGTGGAGTCGTGGAGGCGCTTCACCAGCCGCTGCTGCTGCCGCGGGCGGCGGGGCCACAAGTCGGGCGGGGCCACGGCCGCCCGGGACTACGCGGAGGCCAGCGCGGCCCTGACAGGTTGCAGGACCGGGGCTCCTTGCCCAAGCGCAGCCGCCTACCACAAGCAGGTGTCCCTGTCTCACGTGTAG